From a single Brassica napus cultivar Da-Ae chromosome C9, Da-Ae, whole genome shotgun sequence genomic region:
- the LOC106410875 gene encoding E3 ubiquitin-protein ligase MBR1 — translation MNPMQGQQSTGGSSTDLNQGDNEPVYSAQSSLNTMMNPVDNGPTYESPSSHNWWRLGESSSVSGPSDIKTNQQLQHGGVHAAGYNMRNGPAFLRGSSSNAANMSMDMDSSDDDYGARPSGLVFRHSSYGSSLGSSVQATGESSSGPAASSLDGWGSSCKRKALEAAIAASAAPPSPTLPDCSGLSHYGASSSLSLATPSQTSQNRTEHMFGSGGGGGRAVATNAFHSDTSSRPGRRLNLRHPQESVGFSLSHHSGGSMQQSLPLNSPSADPQVHLPALTRNIPQFAWDTSLSSRASTSSGIGMPAELFGPPRSNPEQPPMFAPPVHDQSIWSFTRGNPPSTIDAQQLSPAWIPPPQSAPPPRASELSPWSLFPSVESQSTTGHGPAASLPLLPSVSSNEAATAMPSSSSSHRSRQRRSGLLSERQNELLHLRHLGRSLAADSDGRNHLISEIRQVLTAMRRGENLRMEDYMVFDPLIFQSMTEMHDRHREMRLDVDNMSYEELLALGERIGDVSTGLREDVILKTMKQHKCTSSSAELHQDIEPCCICQEEYAEGDDLGTLECGHEFHKDCIKQWVMLKNLCPICKTVALTT, via the exons ATGAATCCAATGCAAGGGCAGCAGAGTACTGGTGGTTCATCCACTGATTTGAACCAGGGAGATAATGAACCGGTCTACAGCGCACAGAGCTCTTTGAACACCATGATGAATCCAGTGGACAACGGACCAACATACGAAAGTCCGAGTTCTCATAACTGGTGGAGGCTTGGGGAATCCAGCTCCGTGTCAGGGCCATCTGATATCAAGACAAATCAACAGCTGCAACACGGAGGGGTTCATGCAGCTGGTTACAACATGAGAAATGGACCTGCTTTCTTGCGCGGTTCAAGCTCCAATGCTGCAAATATGAGCATGGACATGGACAGCAGCGATGATGACTATGGTGCGCGGCCTTCCGGGCTCGTATTCCGTCATAGTAGCTATGGGAGTTCGTTAGGGAGTTCGGTCCAGGCCACTGGAGAGAGCAGCAGTGGCCCGGCCGCCTCTTCCTTGGATGGCTGGGGTTCTTCCTGCAAAAGAAAGGCTCTTGAAGCAGCAATAGCAGCATCAGCAGCTCCTCCTAGTCCTACTCTTCCTGACTGTTCAGGTCTTTCTCATTATGGTGCTTCGAGTAGTTTGAGTTTGGCTACACCCTCACAAACTTCTCAAAACCGGACGGAACACATGTTTGGatctggtggtggtggtggaagagCGGTTGCAACCAATGCTTTTCATTCTGACACTTCATCTAGACCTGGCAGAAGATTAAATCTGAGGCACCCTCAGGAGTCTGTAGGATTCAGCCTATCTCATCATAGTGGAGGTTCGATGCAGCAGAGTTTACCATTAAACTCTCCTTCCGCAGATCCTCAAGTCCATCTCCCTGCTTTGACGAGGAACATACCCCAGTTTGCTTGGGATACTTCTCTCAGTTCAAGAGCAAGTACTTCTTCGGGTATTGGGATGCCTGCAGAGCTATTCGGACCACCTAGAAGCAATCCAGAGCAGCCGCCCATGTTTGCACCTCCTGTGCATGATCAATCTATCTGGAGCTTCACTCGTGGAAACCCTCCTTCAACTATAGATGCGCAGCAGCTCAGTCCGGCGTGGATTCCTCCTCCTCAGAGTGCCCCGCCACCGAGAGCGTCAGAGCTTTCTCCTTGGTCTTTATTTCCTAGTGTTGAATCTCAATCTACTACTGGTCATGGACCTGCTGCATCTCTTCCTTTATTGCCTTCTGTTTCCTCAAACGAGGCTGCAACTGCAATGCCATCTAGTTCTTCTAGCCATCGCTCACGGCAGAGAAGGTCAGGGCTGTTATCGGAGAGGCAGAACGAGCTTCTCCACTTGCGCCACTTAGGGAGGAGCTTAGCTGCTGACAGTGATGGAAGGAATCACCTCATCTCTGAG ATACGTCAGGTGTTGACCGCCATGAGAAGAGGGGAGAATTTACGGATGGAG GATTACATGGTGTTCGATCCACTTATCTTCCAGAGTATGACTGAGATGCACGATAGGCACCGGGAGATGCGCCTTGATGTTGACAACATGTCGTACGAA GAGCTGTTGGCGCTTGGGGAACGCATAGGAGATGTGAGCACTGGGCTAAGGGAAGATGTCATTTTGAAGACAATGAAACAACACAAATGTACATCTTCTTCTGCTGAGTTGCATCAGGACATAGAGCCTTGCTGCATTTGTCAG GAAGAGTATGCAGAAGGGGATGATCTTGGGACATTGGAATGTGGCCATGAATTCCACAAGGACTGTATTAAACAATGGGTCATGCTCAAGAATCTCTGCCCCATATGCAAGACTGTCGCATTAACGACGTGA